In Nitrospira sp., a single genomic region encodes these proteins:
- a CDS encoding MoaD/ThiS family protein: MVRVILPQHLRTLARISGEVTLDVAGTVTVDSVLDTLESQHPMLKGTIRDHVTKRRRPFIRFFACEQDLSHHPTETPLPGTVASGAEPLLIVGAMAGG; this comes from the coding sequence ATGGTACGTGTGATTCTGCCTCAACATCTGCGGACACTCGCAAGGATCAGCGGAGAGGTCACACTGGACGTCGCCGGCACCGTGACGGTGGACTCTGTACTCGATACCTTGGAGAGTCAGCATCCGATGTTGAAAGGCACGATCCGTGACCACGTAACCAAACGCCGTCGGCCGTTCATCCGCTTCTTTGCCTGCGAACAGGACTTGTCGCATCACCCGACAGAGACTCCCCTGCCCGGCACCGTGGCAAGTGGGGCCGAGCCGTTGTTGATCGTAGGCGCTATGGCGGGAGGATAG